From a region of the Thermus caldilimi genome:
- a CDS encoding glucose-1-phosphate thymidylyltransferase, whose translation MKGLILAAGRGTRLRPLTHTRPKPVIRVAGRPILHYGLENLLQAGIEEIGVVVSPETEKDIREALAGYRVRYILQEEPQGLAHAVAVARGFLGQSPFVLYLGDNLFQKGIARFLQAFTPGVSAVIALVRVENPSQFGVAVLEGERIVRLLEKPKEPPSNLAVAGVYVFTPEVLEVIEGLKPSARGEYEITDAIQGLIDRGKRVVGVEVEGWWKDTGRPQDLLDANRLILEELEPRVEGEVGESQLTGRVVVEKGARVRKSTIIGPAFIGEEAVVEGAYIGPFTSLGPGAKVVRSEVEYSILEDHAILEDVALRLQESILGVGAQVKNRDGLPRAHRLILGDLSQVELA comes from the coding sequence GTGAAAGGACTCATTCTGGCTGCCGGACGGGGCACGAGGCTTCGCCCCCTGACCCACACCCGGCCCAAACCCGTGATCCGGGTGGCGGGAAGGCCCATCCTCCACTACGGTCTGGAAAACCTCCTGCAAGCGGGGATAGAGGAGATCGGGGTGGTGGTTTCCCCAGAAACGGAGAAGGACATCCGCGAGGCCCTTGCGGGCTACCGGGTGCGCTACATCTTGCAAGAAGAGCCCCAGGGCCTGGCCCATGCGGTGGCGGTGGCCAGGGGCTTCCTGGGGCAAAGCCCCTTCGTCCTCTACCTGGGGGACAACCTCTTCCAGAAGGGAATCGCCCGCTTTCTCCAGGCCTTCACCCCAGGGGTGAGCGCGGTGATCGCCCTGGTGCGGGTGGAAAACCCCAGCCAGTTCGGGGTGGCGGTGCTGGAAGGGGAAAGGATCGTGCGCCTTCTGGAGAAACCCAAGGAGCCGCCCTCAAATCTGGCTGTGGCCGGGGTCTATGTCTTCACCCCGGAGGTGCTCGAGGTCATCGAGGGGCTCAAGCCCTCCGCCCGGGGGGAGTACGAGATCACCGACGCCATCCAGGGCCTCATCGACCGGGGGAAGAGGGTGGTGGGGGTGGAGGTGGAGGGCTGGTGGAAGGACACCGGCCGCCCCCAGGACCTTTTGGACGCCAACCGCCTCATCCTGGAAGAACTGGAACCCCGGGTGGAGGGGGAGGTGGGGGAAAGCCAGCTCACCGGGCGGGTGGTGGTGGAGAAGGGGGCCAGGGTGCGGAAAAGCACCATCATCGGCCCGGCCTTCATCGGGGAGGAAGCGGTGGTGGAAGGAGCCTACATCGGGCCCTTCACCTCCTTAGGGCCCGGGGCCAAGGTGGTGCGCTCGGAGGTGGAGTACTCCATCCTCGAGGACCACGCCATCCTGGAAGACGTGGCCTTACGCCTGCAGGAAAGCATCCTGGGGGTGGGGGCCCAGGTGAAAAACCGCGATGGCCTCCCCCGGGCCCACCGCCTGATCCTGGGGGACCTCTCCCAGGTGGAGCTGGCCTGA
- a CDS encoding biotin--[acetyl-CoA-carboxylase] ligase encodes MARLLDLLTEDYQSGEALARRLKVSRQAVSKEVKRLLAEGFPVEMTRKGYRIRPGTPLPPLFHPQGRLGRPYRYLGRVGSTQDVLRAWAEEGAEGGALVLAEVQERGRGRRGRPWESRPGESLTFSLLLRPTLPLSSMGLLPLLAGLALWRAVGVGGLKWPNDLLAPDGRKLAGVLLEAKAEGEEVAYVLLGVGVNVDWAPEGAAALREFSPLSRREVLSGFLLHLENLFPLLESPETLLSLYREASYTLGRRVRVKTPKGVVEGVAEAILPDGSLQVEGVRIGAGEVALVSPFRTKESDP; translated from the coding sequence ATGGCCCGGCTTCTGGACCTCCTCACCGAGGACTACCAAAGCGGCGAGGCCCTGGCCCGACGCCTAAAGGTAAGCCGCCAGGCGGTTTCCAAGGAGGTGAAAAGGCTCCTTGCCGAGGGCTTCCCCGTGGAGATGACCCGAAAGGGCTACCGCATCCGGCCCGGCACTCCCCTTCCCCCCCTCTTCCACCCCCAAGGGCGGCTCGGCCGGCCCTACCGCTACCTGGGGCGGGTGGGCAGCACCCAGGATGTCCTAAGGGCCTGGGCGGAGGAAGGAGCCGAGGGGGGAGCCCTGGTCCTGGCCGAGGTGCAGGAAAGGGGCCGCGGCAGGCGGGGAAGGCCCTGGGAAAGCCGCCCAGGGGAAAGCCTCACCTTCTCCCTCCTCCTCCGCCCCACCCTTCCCCTCTCCTCCATGGGTCTCCTTCCCCTTCTTGCCGGCCTGGCCCTTTGGCGGGCGGTGGGGGTGGGGGGGCTCAAGTGGCCCAACGACCTTCTGGCCCCCGATGGTCGGAAACTGGCCGGGGTCCTTCTGGAGGCCAAGGCCGAGGGGGAGGAAGTGGCCTACGTCCTCCTGGGAGTGGGGGTGAACGTGGACTGGGCCCCCGAGGGCGCCGCCGCCTTGAGGGAGTTCTCCCCCCTTTCCCGACGGGAGGTGCTTTCGGGCTTCCTCCTCCACCTGGAAAACCTCTTCCCCCTTCTGGAAAGCCCAGAAACCCTCCTCTCCCTCTACCGGGAGGCCTCCTACACCTTAGGCCGAAGGGTGCGGGTCAAAACCCCCAAGGGAGTGGTGGAGGGGGTGGCGGAGGCCATCCTCCCCGACGGCAGCCTCCAGGTGGAGGGGGTCAGGATCGGCGCGGGCGAGGTGGCCCTCGTGTCCCCCTTCCGGACCAAGGAGTCCGATCCTTGA
- the lpdA gene encoding dihydrolipoyl dehydrogenase, whose product MKTYDLIVIGTGPGGYHAAIRGAQLGLKVLAVEAAEVGGVCLNVGCIPTKALLHAAETMHHLHVAKDFGLKAKPELDFNKLGAWREGVVKRLTGGVAGLLKGNKVELVRGFARFAGPREIEVNGERYGGKSLILATGSEPVELKGFPFGEEVWDSTRALRVEEGIPGRLLVIGGGAVGLELGQVYHRLGAEVTLIEYMPEILPAGDPETAALLRKALEKEGIRVRTGTKAVGYEKKGDGLHVLLEPAQGGNQEEIVVDKILVAVGRKPRTEGLGLEKAGVKVDERGFIQVNARMETSAPGVYAIGDVARPPLLAHKAMREGLVAAENAAGKNALFDFQVPSVVYTGPEWAGVGLTEEEARKAGYKVKVGKFPLSASGRALTLGGAEGLIKVVGDEETDLLLGVFLVGPQAGELIAEATLALEMGATVSDLALTVHPHPTLSEGLMEAAEALHKQAIHILNR is encoded by the coding sequence ATGAAGACCTACGACCTCATCGTGATTGGCACCGGACCTGGGGGCTACCACGCCGCCATCCGGGGGGCGCAGCTTGGGCTTAAGGTTCTGGCAGTGGAGGCCGCCGAGGTGGGGGGCGTGTGCCTGAACGTGGGCTGCATCCCCACCAAGGCGCTTTTGCACGCCGCAGAAACCATGCACCACCTGCATGTAGCCAAGGACTTTGGCCTGAAGGCTAAGCCCGAACTGGATTTCAACAAGCTCGGCGCCTGGCGGGAGGGTGTGGTGAAGCGGCTCACCGGGGGCGTGGCCGGGCTTTTGAAGGGCAACAAGGTGGAGCTCGTGCGGGGCTTCGCCCGCTTCGCCGGGCCCCGGGAGATCGAGGTCAACGGGGAGCGCTACGGGGGGAAAAGCCTCATCCTCGCCACGGGGAGCGAGCCCGTGGAGCTTAAGGGCTTCCCCTTCGGCGAGGAGGTCTGGGACTCCACCCGGGCCTTGAGGGTGGAGGAGGGGATCCCAGGGCGCCTTTTGGTGATCGGGGGCGGGGCGGTGGGCCTCGAGCTGGGCCAGGTCTACCACCGCCTGGGCGCGGAGGTGACCCTCATTGAGTACATGCCGGAAATCCTCCCCGCAGGGGACCCGGAAACCGCCGCCCTCCTGCGCAAGGCCCTGGAGAAGGAGGGCATTAGGGTGCGCACCGGCACCAAGGCCGTGGGCTACGAGAAGAAGGGGGATGGCCTCCACGTGCTCCTGGAGCCCGCCCAGGGGGGAAACCAAGAGGAGATCGTGGTGGACAAAATCCTGGTGGCCGTGGGCCGCAAACCCCGCACCGAGGGCTTGGGCCTGGAGAAGGCCGGGGTAAAGGTGGACGAACGGGGCTTCATCCAGGTGAACGCCCGCATGGAAACCTCGGCCCCCGGGGTCTACGCCATCGGGGACGTGGCCCGTCCCCCCCTCCTCGCCCACAAGGCCATGCGGGAGGGCCTGGTGGCCGCCGAGAACGCCGCCGGGAAAAACGCCCTCTTCGACTTCCAGGTACCCAGCGTGGTCTACACCGGACCCGAATGGGCCGGGGTGGGGCTCACGGAGGAGGAGGCCAGGAAGGCGGGCTATAAGGTGAAGGTGGGGAAGTTCCCCCTTTCCGCCAGCGGCCGGGCCCTTACCCTAGGGGGGGCGGAGGGCCTTATCAAGGTGGTGGGGGATGAGGAAACCGACCTCCTTCTTGGGGTCTTCCTCGTGGGGCCCCAGGCGGGAGAGCTCATCGCCGAGGCCACCTTGGCCCTGGAGATGGGGGCCACGGTTTCCGACCTCGCCCTCACCGTCCACCCCCACCCCACCCTCTCCGAGGGGCTCATGGAGGCGGCGGAGGCCCTCCACAAGCAGGCCATCCACATCCTGAACCGTTGA
- a CDS encoding alpha-ketoacid dehydrogenase subunit beta, with protein MAVMTMVQALNRALDEEMAKDPRVVVLGEDVGKRGGVFLVTEGLLQKYGPDRVMDTPLSEAAIVGAALGMAAHGLKPVAEIQFADYIFPGFDQLVSQVAKLRYRSGGQFTAPLVVRMPSGGGVKGGHHHSQSPEAHFVHTAGLKVVAVSTPYDAKGLLKAAIRDEDPVVFLEPKRLYRSVKEEVPEEDYVLPLGKAAIRREGKDLTLIGYGTVMPEVLQAAEELEKAGVSAEVLDLRTLMPWDYEAVMNSVAKTGRAVLVSDAPRHASFVSEVAATLAEDILDMLLAPPIRVTGFDTPYPYAQDKLYLPTVTRILNAAKRALDY; from the coding sequence ATGGCCGTCATGACCATGGTGCAGGCCCTGAACCGGGCCCTGGACGAGGAAATGGCCAAGGACCCCCGGGTGGTGGTCCTGGGAGAGGACGTGGGCAAGAGGGGCGGGGTCTTCCTGGTGACGGAGGGGCTTTTGCAGAAGTACGGCCCCGATCGGGTCATGGATACCCCCCTTTCCGAGGCGGCCATCGTGGGAGCCGCCCTGGGCATGGCCGCCCACGGCCTAAAGCCTGTGGCCGAGATCCAGTTCGCCGACTACATCTTCCCCGGCTTCGACCAGCTGGTGAGCCAGGTGGCCAAGCTCCGCTACCGCTCCGGCGGGCAGTTCACCGCCCCCCTGGTGGTGCGCATGCCCTCTGGGGGCGGGGTCAAGGGGGGGCACCACCATTCCCAAAGCCCCGAGGCCCATTTCGTGCACACCGCCGGGCTCAAGGTGGTGGCGGTTTCCACCCCCTACGACGCCAAGGGCCTCCTGAAGGCCGCCATCCGCGACGAGGACCCCGTGGTCTTCCTGGAGCCCAAAAGGCTTTACCGCTCGGTGAAGGAGGAGGTGCCGGAGGAGGACTACGTCCTGCCCCTGGGCAAGGCCGCCATCAGGCGGGAGGGGAAGGACCTTACCCTAATCGGCTATGGCACGGTAATGCCCGAGGTGCTCCAGGCGGCAGAGGAGCTGGAGAAGGCAGGGGTTTCCGCCGAGGTTCTAGACCTCCGCACCCTCATGCCCTGGGATTACGAGGCGGTGATGAACTCCGTGGCCAAAACGGGAAGGGCCGTGCTGGTCTCCGATGCCCCCCGGCACGCGAGCTTCGTGAGCGAGGTGGCGGCCACCCTCGCCGAGGACATCCTGGACATGCTTCTCGCTCCTCCCATCCGGGTGACGGGCTTCGACACCCCCTACCCCTACGCCCAGGACAAGCTCTACCTGCCCACCGTCACCCGTATCCTGAACGCCGCCAAACGGGCGTTAGACTACTGA
- a CDS encoding thiamine pyrophosphate-dependent dehydrogenase E1 component subunit alpha: MVKDTHRFQPFTPEPIRLIGEKGEWLGDFPLDLDEEKLKRLYRDMLAARMLDERYTILIRTGKTSFIAPAAGHEAAQVGIAHAIRPGFDWVFPYYRDHGLALALGIPPKELFSQMLATRADPNKGRQMPEHPGSKALNYFTVASPIASHVPPAAGAAISMKLQGTGQVAVCTFGDGATSEGDWYAGINFAAVQGAPAVFIAENNFYAISVDYRRQTHSPTIAEKAHAFGIPGYLVDGMDVLASYYVVREAVERARMGEGPSLVELRVYRYGPHSSADDDSRYRPKEEVEAWRKRDPILRFQRFLEERGLWNLEWEEDLKAEIRAELERALKEAEEAGAVPPEWMFEDVLAEKPWHLARQEALLKEEL, translated from the coding sequence ATGGTAAAGGACACCCACCGGTTTCAGCCCTTCACCCCTGAGCCCATAAGGCTCATCGGGGAAAAGGGAGAGTGGCTGGGGGATTTCCCCTTGGATCTGGACGAGGAGAAGCTTAAGCGCCTCTACCGGGACATGCTGGCGGCCCGGATGCTGGACGAGCGCTACACCATCCTCATCCGCACCGGCAAGACCAGCTTCATCGCCCCCGCCGCCGGGCACGAGGCCGCCCAGGTGGGCATTGCCCACGCCATCCGCCCTGGCTTTGACTGGGTCTTCCCCTACTACCGGGACCACGGCCTGGCCCTGGCCCTGGGCATCCCCCCCAAGGAGCTTTTCAGCCAGATGCTGGCCACCCGGGCTGACCCCAACAAGGGCCGGCAGATGCCCGAGCACCCGGGGTCCAAGGCCCTCAATTACTTCACCGTGGCCAGCCCCATCGCCTCCCACGTACCTCCCGCCGCCGGGGCGGCCATCAGCATGAAGCTCCAGGGCACGGGCCAGGTGGCGGTCTGCACCTTCGGGGACGGGGCTACGAGCGAAGGGGACTGGTATGCAGGGATCAACTTTGCCGCCGTGCAGGGCGCCCCTGCCGTCTTCATCGCTGAAAACAACTTCTACGCCATCAGCGTGGACTACCGCCGCCAGACCCATAGCCCTACCATCGCCGAAAAAGCCCACGCCTTCGGCATCCCTGGCTACCTGGTGGACGGGATGGACGTCCTGGCCTCCTACTACGTGGTGCGGGAAGCGGTGGAACGGGCCCGCATGGGGGAGGGCCCCAGCCTGGTGGAGCTCAGGGTCTACCGCTACGGCCCCCACTCCTCCGCCGACGACGACAGCCGCTACCGCCCCAAGGAGGAGGTGGAAGCCTGGCGCAAGCGCGACCCCATCCTCCGCTTCCAGCGCTTCCTGGAGGAGCGGGGCCTTTGGAACCTGGAGTGGGAGGAGGACCTGAAGGCGGAGATCCGCGCCGAGCTGGAAAGGGCCTTGAAGGAAGCCGAGGAGGCCGGAGCGGTGCCCCCGGAATGGATGTTCGAAGACGTCCTGGCCGAGAAACCCTGGCACCTGGCCCGCCAGGAGGCCCTCCTCAAGGAGGAGCTCTAA
- a CDS encoding 23S rRNA (pseudouridine(1915)-N(3))-methyltransferase RlmH, with the protein MRLRVVAVGKPRLVYARLGVEEYAMRIRKYAPLEVHFVKEAQDLLPKAEGHRKVVLDERGKLFTTEGLLEELRRWEGERVAFLVGGAEGYPKGVREGADLLLSLSPLTLQHELALLVLMEQLYRILTLRAGHPYHRP; encoded by the coding sequence GTGCGCCTTAGGGTGGTGGCGGTGGGCAAACCCAGGCTGGTTTACGCCCGGCTGGGGGTGGAAGAGTATGCGATGCGCATCCGGAAATATGCCCCCCTCGAGGTCCACTTCGTTAAAGAGGCCCAGGACCTCCTGCCCAAGGCGGAAGGCCACCGCAAGGTGGTCCTGGATGAAAGGGGAAAGCTCTTTACCACGGAAGGGCTTCTGGAGGAGTTGAGGCGCTGGGAGGGGGAACGGGTGGCCTTTTTGGTGGGGGGTGCCGAGGGGTACCCTAAGGGGGTACGTGAGGGGGCCGACCTCCTCCTTTCCCTTTCCCCCCTTACCCTGCAGCACGAGCTGGCCCTTTTGGTCCTGATGGAGCAGCTCTACCGGATCCTCACCCTGAGGGCCGGGCATCCCTACCATCGGCCATGA
- a CDS encoding DUF2203 domain-containing protein — protein MFARIFTKEEADALLPEIQRVLSQMRRTRQELSEVQARLPEARGLERRALEEEARFLLGSLEADTRYLASLGVFLKDLDRGLVDFPSRVGGEVVFLCWQEGEPEVAHYHPLAGGFAERRPLKAEASGLLPQASRPGETRPGA, from the coding sequence ATGTTTGCCCGCATCTTCACCAAGGAAGAGGCCGATGCCCTCTTGCCCGAGATCCAGCGGGTCCTCTCCCAGATGCGGCGGACCCGGCAGGAGCTCTCCGAGGTGCAGGCCCGGCTTCCCGAGGCCCGCGGGCTGGAACGAAGGGCCTTGGAGGAGGAGGCCCGCTTCCTCCTGGGCTCCTTGGAAGCCGACACCCGTTACCTGGCCTCCCTGGGGGTGTTCCTCAAGGACTTGGACCGGGGTCTGGTGGACTTCCCCAGCCGGGTGGGCGGAGAGGTGGTCTTTCTCTGCTGGCAGGAAGGGGAACCCGAGGTGGCCCACTACCACCCCCTGGCGGGGGGGTTTGCCGAGCGGCGCCCCTTAAAGGCAGAGGCTAGCGGCCTTCTCCCCCAGGCCTCCCGCCCCGGCGAAACTCGGCCAGGCGCCTAA
- a CDS encoding type II toxin-antitoxin system HicA family toxin: MSYKRVVKALEKAGFRVVRQRGSHIRMERQLGEKRIIVIVPAHIPIKPSTLAHILKDAQISLEEFSDLI; this comes from the coding sequence TTGTCCTACAAGCGGGTGGTCAAGGCTTTAGAAAAGGCGGGCTTTCGGGTGGTGCGCCAACGGGGGAGCCATATCCGGATGGAGAGGCAGCTGGGAGAAAAGCGAATCATTGTCATCGTGCCTGCGCACATCCCCATAAAGCCCTCCACCCTAGCCCACATTCTCAAAGATGCGCAGATTTCCCTCGAGGAATTTTCAGATCTGATCTAG
- a CDS encoding NAD(P)-dependent oxidoreductase — MEKLAFLGLGAMGYPMAGHLAKRFPTLVWNRTFAKALRHQGEFGSKAVPLEGVAEAKVIFTCLPTTKEVAEVAEALLPHLRPGTYWVDATSGEPEGSRLLAERLLERGVVYLDAPVSGGTIGAEKGTLTVMLGGPEAAVEAVKPYLAYAQKVVHVGPVGAGHAVKAINNALLAVNLWAAGEGLLALVRQGVSAEKALEVINASSGRSNATENLIPQRVVTRAFPKTFALGLLVKDLGIAMGVLDGEKAPSPLLRLTREVYEMAKRELGPEADHVEALKLLERWSGVEIR, encoded by the coding sequence ATGGAGAAACTGGCCTTCCTCGGTCTTGGGGCCATGGGCTACCCCATGGCCGGCCATCTGGCCAAAAGGTTTCCCACCCTGGTCTGGAACCGCACCTTCGCCAAGGCCCTAAGGCACCAAGGGGAGTTCGGTTCCAAGGCGGTGCCCCTGGAAGGGGTGGCGGAGGCCAAGGTGATCTTCACCTGCCTCCCCACCACCAAGGAGGTGGCCGAGGTGGCGGAGGCCCTCCTGCCCCACCTGAGGCCCGGCACCTACTGGGTGGACGCCACCAGTGGCGAGCCCGAGGGAAGCCGGCTTCTGGCGGAGCGCCTTTTGGAACGGGGCGTGGTCTACCTGGACGCCCCGGTTTCCGGCGGGACGATAGGGGCAGAGAAGGGCACCCTCACGGTGATGCTGGGGGGGCCGGAGGCGGCAGTGGAGGCCGTGAAGCCCTACCTGGCCTATGCCCAAAAGGTGGTCCACGTGGGGCCCGTGGGGGCGGGGCATGCGGTGAAGGCCATCAACAACGCCCTCCTGGCGGTGAACCTCTGGGCGGCGGGGGAGGGGCTTTTGGCCCTGGTGCGGCAGGGGGTGTCCGCGGAGAAGGCCCTCGAGGTCATCAACGCCTCCAGCGGCCGCTCCAACGCCACGGAGAACCTGATTCCCCAAAGGGTGGTCACCCGGGCCTTTCCCAAGACCTTCGCCCTGGGCCTTTTGGTGAAGGACCTGGGTATCGCCATGGGCGTCTTGGACGGGGAAAAGGCCCCAAGCCCCCTCCTCCGCCTCACCCGGGAGGTGTATGAGATGGCCAAAAGGGAACTCGGCCCCGAGGCCGACCACGTGGAGGCCCTGAAGCTCTTGGAGCGCTGGAGCGGGGTGGAGATCCGGTAG
- a CDS encoding dihydrolipoamide acetyltransferase family protein, which produces MPKEILMPELAESVVEGEILKWLVEEGDYLKKDQPFVEVMTDKVTVELPSPYEGVLLKKLAKEGEVVKVHAPIALLAEPGEAVAGVKEVKEVKEAPPVQAVEERSIVEPGLPPKEEKEDLSLFKPDTTQVAVKNPFLSTPPGPQPGRGPQEGRAGRVLAVPAARKLARELGIPLEAIPGSGPMGRIRVEDVRAYAEQLKAQAAPPPLSPKEAPAPLPSGFPPPPRYIPPKGYEHLEERIPLRGIRRTIAQGLWQSHLYTVRTLNVDEADLTELVALRERLKPEAERQGVKLTYLPFIFKAVVRALKKYPMLSTSLDEERQEIVYKRYYHLGLAVATERGLIVPVVRDVDRKNILELAQEIAELSARAREGKLSPEEVTGSTFTITNIGSVGALMSFPIINVPEAAILGVHSIRKRPWVMPDGSIQARDIMYLSLSFDHRLVDGAEAASFTRDVIRLLENPDLLLLEM; this is translated from the coding sequence ATGCCCAAGGAAATCCTCATGCCCGAACTGGCGGAAAGCGTGGTGGAAGGCGAGATCCTCAAGTGGCTGGTGGAGGAGGGGGACTACCTCAAGAAGGACCAGCCCTTCGTGGAGGTGATGACCGACAAGGTCACCGTAGAGCTCCCCTCCCCCTACGAGGGGGTGCTCCTGAAAAAGCTGGCCAAGGAGGGGGAGGTGGTGAAGGTCCACGCCCCCATCGCCCTCCTGGCGGAACCCGGGGAGGCCGTGGCCGGGGTAAAAGAGGTGAAAGAGGTAAAGGAGGCTCCGCCCGTGCAAGCGGTGGAGGAGCGCTCCATCGTGGAGCCCGGGCTTCCCCCAAAGGAGGAAAAGGAGGATCTCTCCCTCTTCAAGCCGGACACCACCCAGGTGGCGGTGAAGAACCCCTTCCTAAGCACCCCGCCCGGGCCACAGCCCGGGCGGGGACCCCAGGAGGGAAGGGCAGGCCGGGTGCTGGCGGTGCCCGCCGCCCGGAAGCTGGCCCGGGAACTGGGGATTCCCCTCGAGGCCATCCCTGGCTCCGGCCCCATGGGCCGCATCCGGGTGGAGGACGTGCGGGCCTATGCCGAACAGCTTAAGGCCCAAGCCGCACCCCCGCCCCTAAGCCCCAAGGAGGCCCCAGCACCCCTTCCCTCGGGCTTCCCGCCCCCACCCCGCTACATCCCCCCCAAGGGCTACGAGCACCTGGAGGAGCGCATCCCTCTAAGGGGCATCCGCCGCACCATCGCCCAGGGGCTCTGGCAAAGCCACCTCTACACCGTGCGCACCTTGAACGTGGACGAGGCCGACCTCACGGAACTGGTGGCCCTCCGGGAGCGCCTGAAACCCGAGGCCGAGCGCCAGGGGGTGAAGCTCACCTACCTCCCCTTCATCTTCAAGGCGGTGGTGCGGGCTTTGAAGAAGTACCCCATGCTGAGTACCAGCCTGGACGAGGAGCGCCAGGAGATCGTCTACAAGCGCTACTACCACCTGGGCCTGGCGGTGGCCACGGAAAGGGGGCTCATTGTGCCCGTGGTGCGGGATGTGGACCGCAAAAACATCCTGGAACTGGCCCAAGAGATCGCCGAGCTTTCCGCCCGGGCCCGGGAAGGCAAGCTCTCCCCCGAGGAGGTCACGGGTTCCACCTTCACCATCACCAACATCGGCTCCGTGGGGGCCCTCATGAGCTTTCCCATCATCAACGTCCCCGAGGCCGCCATCCTGGGGGTACACTCCATCCGGAAGCGGCCCTGGGTAATGCCGGATGGTTCCATCCAGGCCCGGGATATTATGTACCTCTCCCTTTCCTTTGACCACCGCCTGGTGGACGGGGCCGAGGCGGCCTCCTTCACCCGGGATGTGATCCGGCTTTTGGAGAACCCCGACCTCCTCCTTCTGGAAATGTAG
- a CDS encoding metallopeptidase family protein: MTYEAFVALVERLWAEIPEAFKRELQGVHVLPQAKPEPGLKGVWRLGEYLDPGPPSTFLGFEGLGRHIALYYGSFQKVAGPGFDWEEEVWETLLHELRHHLESLAGRDDLVREDLRRLAEFRRGGRPGGEGR; this comes from the coding sequence ATGACCTACGAGGCCTTTGTGGCGCTGGTGGAAAGGCTTTGGGCGGAGATCCCCGAGGCCTTCAAACGGGAGCTTCAGGGGGTGCACGTCCTTCCCCAGGCCAAGCCGGAGCCCGGGCTGAAGGGGGTGTGGCGGCTTGGGGAGTATCTGGACCCCGGTCCCCCTTCCACCTTCCTGGGGTTTGAGGGGCTCGGACGGCACATCGCCCTCTACTACGGTTCCTTCCAGAAGGTGGCGGGGCCAGGGTTTGACTGGGAGGAAGAGGTCTGGGAAACCCTCCTTCACGAATTAAGGCACCACCTGGAGTCCCTGGCGGGCCGGGACGACCTGGTGCGGGAAGACCTTAGGCGCCTGGCCGAGTTTCGCCGGGGCGGGAGGCCTGGGGGAGAAGGCCGCTAG
- a CDS encoding class I SAM-dependent methyltransferase, with the protein MPKASVRMAYAYDRLRAYPPEVAGRIATAIGNALGVRGEEAALLELGVGTGRIALPLIARGYRYLALDKDPAMLEVFRQKAAGVMRKVRLIEADVRAIPLPDESVHGVIVVHLWHLLPDWPKALAEALRVLKPGGVLLEGWDEMEAEEERLIQERWRSLVEAEGVGVVRGLHRRRLEEVEEALKRLGLRPKTKQVVQWREARTLRQALEALEERLYSFTQLVPEEVHERIMPRLWAWAEGEFGDLDRSFTLERSFTLRATRMA; encoded by the coding sequence ATGCCCAAGGCCTCCGTGCGTATGGCCTACGCCTACGACCGCCTCCGGGCCTACCCCCCGGAGGTGGCGGGCCGCATCGCCACCGCCATAGGGAATGCCCTAGGGGTGCGGGGGGAGGAGGCGGCGCTTTTGGAGCTTGGGGTGGGTACCGGGCGCATCGCCCTGCCCCTCATCGCCCGGGGATACCGCTACCTGGCCCTGGACAAGGATCCCGCCATGCTGGAGGTCTTCCGCCAAAAGGCGGCGGGAGTTATGCGCAAGGTGCGCCTCATAGAGGCCGATGTCCGGGCCATTCCCCTGCCCGACGAGAGCGTGCACGGGGTGATCGTGGTCCACCTCTGGCACCTCCTCCCCGACTGGCCCAAGGCCCTGGCGGAGGCCCTGAGGGTGCTGAAGCCAGGAGGGGTCCTTTTGGAGGGCTGGGATGAGATGGAGGCGGAGGAGGAGCGCCTGATCCAGGAAAGGTGGCGCTCCCTAGTGGAGGCGGAGGGCGTGGGGGTGGTGCGGGGCTTGCACAGAAGGCGGCTAGAAGAGGTGGAGGAAGCCCTAAAGCGGCTTGGCCTCAGGCCCAAGACCAAGCAGGTGGTCCAGTGGCGGGAGGCGCGCACCCTGCGCCAGGCCCTCGAGGCCCTGGAGGAAAGGCTTTACTCCTTCACCCAGCTGGTTCCCGAAGAGGTACACGAGCGCATCATGCCAAGGCTTTGGGCCTGGGCCGAAGGGGAGTTCGGCGATTTGGACCGCTCCTTCACCCTGGAACGGAGCTTTACCCTGCGGGCCACCCGCATGGCCTGA
- a CDS encoding type II toxin-antitoxin system HicB family antitoxin produces MRLKVVLEKSEEGGYTVYVPALPGCISEGDTLEEALANIREAIALYLEPLEEKLPENAELAEVEI; encoded by the coding sequence ATGCGGCTAAAGGTGGTCCTGGAAAAGAGCGAGGAGGGAGGGTACACCGTCTACGTGCCTGCCCTTCCCGGTTGTATTAGCGAGGGGGACACCTTGGAAGAAGCTTTAGCCAACATCCGCGAGGCCATCGCCCTCTACCTGGAACCGCTAGAGGAAAAGCTGCCAGAGAACGCTGAGCTGGCCGAGGTAGAGATTTGA